DNA sequence from the Syntrophobacterales bacterium genome:
CTAAATTAACTTCAGTTCAGGCGTGTGCTGGAAATTCGTCCCTCAGCTTCCACAATGAAGATTAAGGAAATAAAAACAGTTCGCTATTCCCATTCTACTCCATGGACACCATCCTTCAAAACCCTTTTCAACGGAAAATTTTCCCACAAACACCGGGTGACGACCTCTGGCCATAGCCAGGACCGGCTTGAAAGAAGCCCGACAAATAGTTATAATTATATATATAAAATAAACGAAGTCATGCCAAGCGGCAAAAATAGACACATCAATATGCATTAACATAAAGTGGGGTTAAGAGGGAGATAATCTATGTACGAACAAGGCGTCATCAGGCCACCGAGTGAAGCTAGTAGCCTGCTCCTCAGGGTAACAAGGAACTGCCCATGGAACCAGTGCGTTTTTTGTCCCGCCTATAAAGGGACCAAGTTTTCCAAAAGAACAGTTGCAGAGGTAAAGAAGGACATCGATAGCATGGCCGTGGACTACAAGGGATACGGGGAACAAATCCAGTCGGCGTTCCTGCAGGACGGCGACAGCCTTCTCCTTCCCACAGCCCAGGTACTCGAGATATTGCTGTATCTCAAGGAAAAGTTCCCTAACATAAAGCGAATTACGACTTACGCCAGGGCTCCCACCTTGCGGAAGAAAGGCGTAGAGGAACTGGTTCAGTTGAGAGAAGCAGGTTTGACCAGAATCCATGCTGGCTTGGAGAGTGGTTCGGCGAAAGTGCTCAAAATTATAAAAAAAGGTATTACCCCGGAAGATATTGTCGAGGGAGGCAGAAAGGTTGTAGAAGCAGGAATATCCCTTTCGGAATATATCATGCCTGGAGTCGGAGGATACACGCTAAGCGAAGAACACGCGCGGGAAACGGCAAGGCTTCTTAATCTTGTCAGGCCCGATTTCATCAGGGTCCGCACTTTTGCCCTCCATCCCCAGTCACCGCTCAACAAAATGGTGGAGGAAGGCGCATTTATACCAATGAGCGACGACGCAATGGTAGCCGAGATACGCCTCCTCGTGTCAAGCCTTGATGAAATGCACAGCTATTTTTCATGCGGTGATTACAGCCCCAACCTCCTGATGCAGGTCGACGGATACCTGTACGAGAAGAAAGCTTACATGCTTCAGGAACTTGACAGCTT
Encoded proteins:
- a CDS encoding radical SAM protein, which translates into the protein MYEQGVIRPPSEASSLLLRVTRNCPWNQCVFCPAYKGTKFSKRTVAEVKKDIDSMAVDYKGYGEQIQSAFLQDGDSLLLPTAQVLEILLYLKEKFPNIKRITTYARAPTLRKKGVEELVQLREAGLTRIHAGLESGSAKVLKIIKKGITPEDIVEGGRKVVEAGISLSEYIMPGVGGYTLSEEHARETARLLNLVRPDFIRVRTFALHPQSPLNKMVEEGAFIPMSDDAMVAEIRLLVSSLDEMHSYFSCGDYSPNLLMQVDGYLYEKKAYMLQELDSFLALTAEQRQAYSLLRRTSYMNYPIDVVLNEATMRQIRPEIEKLEKSGKDGFNKYIQRLMSFQIPQPQTDNWK